A window of Diospyros lotus cultivar Yz01 chromosome 14, ASM1463336v1, whole genome shotgun sequence contains these coding sequences:
- the LOC127789821 gene encoding uncharacterized protein LOC127789821 produces the protein MKFDCSVSPDMAATTTASAAATAMEIPRMHFSALGHRRLNPTKMKWRSLAVSGVSLPTAGFTRPVLVRASDPESEQESRTRNESDRAFTSLEDLDYLWKLGAGSIAGAAAIKYGSILFPEITRPNILEAMIIITTPVLVVILLLIRQSRIEQ, from the exons ATGAAATTCGATTGTTCTGTGTCACCGGATATGGCGGCGACCACGACGGCGTCTGCGGCGGCGACGGCAATGGAAATTCCGAGAATGCACTTCTCCGCTTTAGGTCACCGGCGTCTAAATCCGACGAAGATGAAGTGGAGAAGTCTGGCGGTAAGTGGCGTTAGCCTTCCAACGGCAGGGTTTACGCGGCCTGTTCTGGTTCGAGCTTCGGATCCAGAAAGCGAACAAGAAAGTCGGACGAGGAACGAGTCTGACCGTGCCTTCACATCTCTG GAGGATCTGGATTACTTGTGGAAACTAGGAGCAGGTTCTATTGCAGGTGCGGCCGCCATAAAGTATGGAAGCATCCTTTTCCCCGAGATAACAAGGCCGAACATTTTGGAGGCAATGATCATAATTACCACTCCAGTTCTTGTAGTTATATTGCTTTTGATTAGGCAAAGTCGCATTGAACAATAG